In Aedes albopictus strain Foshan chromosome 3, AalbF5, whole genome shotgun sequence, the following are encoded in one genomic region:
- the LOC109413927 gene encoding zinc finger and BTB domain-containing protein 17 has product MASSQIQVRPPMGLLTTVADLPPSFKAQYVPTITVAAIAKLTGESPLDLTVKQCFGGAITPPLTPSPLKKRYRDENDENRDGNRTKQIKIEPETVPEKREATPVKPVKIAGAAPKSSKNPPPVVPISKERRTKAARKLKFDEETTSPVSGTIIISLEEAINGDMPRESGDIDPQFNLVEISDEVRAELATIPNVIGAYNCKLCRLEFEDAFGLAQHRCACIVLLEYRCPECSKRFNCPANLASHRRWHKPRDQVAKKGDGDKADDSECKYRCEQCNKTFKRPAYLKKHQLTHNKAKNKSKHNQSSAETETNATIITASACYRSSSGEESNHSANSSNTVYVNHMTEVPQSVFTVVASEPPLQPELVHHNYHIAASCHGGMSRTTTEPSDDDNDDEDDDYEERALVINEDYQVDQDMEEQIRSAYCDRFTEEENIAAAALAHLRNGPSVIRHTTALVV; this is encoded by the coding sequence ATGGCTTCATCACAGATCCAAGTTCGCCCACCAATGGGACTCCTGACGACGGTGGCCGATCTGCCGCCAAGCTTCAAGGCGCAATATGTTCCCACCATCACTGTCGCCGCCATCGCTAAGCTCACCGGCGAGTCGCCGCTCGATTTGACGGTGAAGCAGTGCTTCGGGGGTGCGATTACCCCGCCTTTGACGCCGTCGCCGCTGAAGAAACGCTATCGCGATGAGAACGACGAGAACCGCGATGGAAATCGGACCAAACAGATTAAGATTGAACCGGAGACAGTGCCGGAAAAGAGGGAAGCCACACCAGTGAAACCGGTTAAAATCGCCGGCGCGGCTCCCAAGAGTTCAAAGAACCCTCCTCCGGTGGTTCCAATTTCGAAGGAGCGTCGAACGAAGGCAGCCAGAAAGCTTAAGTTCGACGAAGAAACAACATCGCCAGTGTCCGGTACGATTATCATTTCGCTAGAAGAAGCCATTAACGGCGACATGCCTCGTGAGTCCGGTGACATTGATCCCCAGTTCAATTTGGTGGAAATATCGGACGAAGTGCGTGCCGAGTTGGCTACCATTCCGAACGTGATAGGTGCCTACAATTGCAAGTTGTGTCGGCTGGAGTTTGAGGATGCTTTCGGTCTTGCCCAGCATCGTTGTGCGTGTATAGTTCTTCTGGAATATCGTTGCCCGGAGTGTAGCAAGCGATTCAATTGCCCGGCAAATTTGGCGTCACATCGTCGCTGGCACAAGCCCCGAGATCAAGTTGCCAAAAAGGGCGATGGAGACAAGGCTGACGATTCGGAATGCAAATATCGGTGTGAGCAGTGTAACAAGACCTTCAAGCGTCCGGCGTATCTGAAGAAGCACCAGCTGACACACAACAAGGCTAAAAATAAATCCAAACATAATCAATCAAGTGCCGAAACCGAAACAAACGCAACAATCATTACAGCATCCGCCTGCTACCGGAGCAGTTCGGGTGAAGAGTCCAATCATTCCGCCAACAGTAGCAACACGGTTTACGTGAACCACATGACCGAAGTACCACAATCTGTGTTCACCGTAGTGGCCAGTGAGCCTCCGCTGCAACCAGAGCTAGTTCATCATAATTACCACATTGCTGCCAGCTGCCACGGTGGAATGTCTCGAACAACCACCGAGCCtagcgacgacgacaacgacgatgagGACGATGACTACGAGGAGCGTGCCTTGGTGATCAACGAGGACTACCAGGTGGACCAGGACATGGAGGAGCAGATTCGGTCGGCCTATTGCGACCGCTTTACCGAGGAGGAGAACATTGCGGCGGCAGCGCTGGCCCATCTACGCAATGGACCATCGGTAATCCGCCACACGACCGCGTTGGTCGTTTAG
- the LOC109413925 gene encoding protein-cysteine N-palmitoyltransferase Rasp, with protein sequence MGPFRIPIDTALCIVFYVSCLFYSFYKNYELSNESLQNYYYLEEGWSIFNGRRRDDYDWEWEIYKKYAISHALIFSLHAVLFEVIRYFRVRQVSLALTAFGCVAVFYIYGYKVLLILIWQNLTFFAIGHWTKSAAVLWVKAFLWIAMINSVKILFFYDQLNVLLDIDNDKLLEFSIIISWNVIKCTCFCLDRVNAGKDEQRYKFLDLLGYSFYFPLLLFGPVIIYDRFKECQRVRWPMESLNTMERLTKLLMRLAICFFWALVMEAGQHFFYINVIQLDLKLLEHVNLWALYGLGYMMGQFFYVKYIVFYGIGIAFGTFDGVLMPHKPICIGRVHLYSDMWKFFDRGLYEFLFKYIYTKLCTKTSSNVRKIFASSITFIFIYIWHGLYTFVMIWSALNWICIVMEGFVKNAFGTNSKLGALVGTHVFVLSVLSNFFFFAREEVGYIYIRRTYFESVFNYVALYAVAYCFFRTGEFIKSVEGDRKYSLKKSY encoded by the exons ATGGgacctttcaggattccgatcgATACGGCGCTGTGTATCGTATTTTACGTTTCCTGTCTGTTTTATTCGTTTTACAAAAACTACGAGCTGAGCAATG AAAGCCTTCAAAACTACTACTACCTCGAAGAGGGTTGGTCAATTTTTAACGGGCGAAGACGGGACGATTACGACTGGGAGTGGGAAATTTACAAAAAGTATGCCATAAGTCACGCGTTAATTTTTTCACTTCACGCGGTTCTGTTCGAAGTTATAAGGTATTTTCGAGTGAGACAGGTTTCTTTGGCGCTGACTGCCTTTGGATGTGTAGCAGTATTCTACATTTATGGCTACAAAGTTTTGCTGATACTGATTTGGCAAAATTTGACCTTTTTCGCGATTGGTCATTGGACGAAAAGCGCAGCCGTTCTGTGGGTCAAAGCGTTTCTGTGGATAGCGATGATAAACAGCgtgaagattttgttcttttacgatCAGTTGAACGTTTTGCTCGACATCGATAACGATAAGCTGTTGGAGTTCAGCATAATCATTTCGTGGAACGTTATCAAATGCACATGTTTTTGTTTGGATCGTGTCAATGCTGGGAAGGATGAGCAGCGTTACAAATTTCTGGATCTTCTGGGATATTCGTTTTACTTTCCGTTGCTGTTGTTTGGGCCGGTGATCATCTACGATCGATTCAAGGAATGTCAACGAGTGCGATGGCCAATGGAGAGCTTGAATACCATGGAACGTTTGACAAAACTGCTGATGCGCCTGGCAATATGCTTCTTCTGGGCATTGGTAATGGAAGCTGGTCAGCACTTTTTCTATATCAATGTAATTCAACTGGATTTGAAG CTTTTGGAACATGTCAACCTATGGGCTCTGTACGGCCTCGGCTACATGATGGGACAGTTCTTCTATGTGAAATACATTGTATTCTATGGAATTGGAATCGCCTTCGGTACATTTGATGGTGTTTTGATGCCGCACAAACCGATATGTATTGGACGAGTTCATCTCTATTCGGATATGTGGAAGTTTTTTGATCGTGGATTGTACGAATTTCTATTCAA GTACATCTACACCAAACTATGCACCAAAACTTCCTCCAATGTTCGGAAGATCTTCGCCAGTTCCATCACATTCATCTTCATCTACATCTGGCATGGATTGTACACGTTCGTCATGATTTGGTCTGCATTGAACTGGATCTGCATAGTGATGGAGGGATTCGTGAAAAACGCCTTCGGAACCAATTCGAAGCTGGGAGCGCTGGTGGGCACGCACGTGTTTGTCCTCTCGGTTTTGTCCAACTTCTTTTTCTTCGCGCGGGAAGAAGTCGGTTACATTTACATTCGCAGGACGTACTTTGAAAGTGTCTTCAACTATGTGGCGCTTTACGCGGTGGCGTATTGTTTCTTTAGAACGGGAGAATTTATCAAATCAGTCGAAGGTGATCGGAAGTATTCATTGAAGAAAAGTTACTAA
- the LOC109622070 gene encoding peptidyl-prolyl cis-trans isomerase NIMA-interacting 4 — translation MPPKKDAKGGAKAAPAKGGAGGKKGGAGDEAGGKEKKGGSAVKVRHILCEKQGKILEALEKLKEGQSFNVVATNYSEDKARQGGDLGWQIRGAMVGPFQDAAFALPISTINAPKYTDPPIKTKFGYHIIMVEGKK, via the exons ATGCCACCCAAAAAGGATGCGAAAGGAGGAGCAAAAGCCGCTCCGGCCAAGGGAGGAGCAGGTGGAAAGAAAGGAGGTGCAGGAGATGAAG CCGGTGGAAAGGAAAAGAAGGGAGGAAGCGCAGTAAAGGTCCGCCACATTCTGTGTGAAAAGCAGGGCAAAATCCTAGAGGCCCTGGAGAAACTGAAAGAGGGTCAAAGTTTCAACGTGGTTGCAACCAACTACAGTGAAGACAAAGCTCGACAGGGTGGCGATCTGGGATGGCAAATCCGAGGAGCAATGGTGGGACCATTCCAGGATGCAGCCTTTGCCCTGCCCATTTCAACGATAAATGCTCCAAAATACACGGATCCACCGATTAAAACCAAATTCGGCTATCATATTATCATGGTTGAGGGAAAGAAATAA